The sequence below is a genomic window from Nakaseomyces glabratus chromosome F, complete sequence.
ATCTAcgttatatttataaaattaTTAAGTAATTAATCAATCACTAAAGCTAACAGTTATTTTCTTATCCATGAGCACGCTCTCCGATGTCACCTAACATGGGTAACGATGCTTATCCGTAGTCCATGGTTACTTAATGCATGCTCTAAGAGTAAATGACAGGGATGTATATGCACCTGCAACGTTTGTAACCAAGTGCACTTGCACTATTGCTAACTCCAGTTTTTGTACTTCAAGAGCACCATTGTTTCCATTGTGTAAAAGAAATGTTGCTGCTGAAAAAatgctgaaaaaaaaaagaaagagctGAAAACGTGGAAATATCGAGATGAGCTAACCAGAAATGACAATTTCTTCCGATGAATAAGCTCTCTTAGAAGTCTTCCACATATTATGAGGTTTAATAGCTGATATATATAGTTATAAATTCTCTTTTGTACAGCAAATAATCACggatattttttcaaatacaaCAGGACTTGAGCACGAGGCATATAGTACTAGAGAGGgttatatcttttttgTGAAATACTTGATAGAAGATAAGAACTTGACTTACCATCtgataaagaaatatattactAGACTTTGattgttatttttattgaCACACCCTTTTGAGAAAGTTTCTTGcgttatatttattttacaGAAAGGCGCTGAGATATTATTAGCTATGCCATACGCAGGGACTTCAGACTCGTCTAGAGCTGCTTTCAAGGCGTTTCAAGAGAAGCATATCACCAAGGATACCATATTTAATAAGAAGTTTGATCTTGCGTCGATACCGTCATCTGCATCTGCGTCCGATACATCTTTGAGTTTCAAGAATATAAGCCGAGGTAACTCCTATGTGGATCTTCAAAGGCCTAGTCCTTTTTATAGGCATGAGAATGGATCTTCGGAATCAGTTAAAAGTAGCTCAGAAAAATTTGACTACAAAGAGCTTATATCACTTCCTAATGAGTCTACACATGCATACTCATGTAATCCTTTGTCTCCGATTTCGCTGTACGTTAGACTATCTATCCTAAAGAGAGCTTTAGATATCATGGCTAATGACCCCGATATGCTAGAAGAGAGTAAAGCGGTAGAGCCTTTAAAGAGAATGAAGGCATCTAATACAGCAGATGTTACCCATGTAGCACACTTGCAGGAAATGATTAAtgagaaaaataatgaagagGACATGGTAACTTTGCCAAAGAGAGGGAGTGTTACCAAATGGAACTCTCATGCAGCTACTTTAGAGGCATTTGTATCGAATAGCATGGATAAAAGTGCTCAACCTAATAGCAAATATGGGGATCTCACAAATGAAGATTCACAAATCCCAGAAAGGCCAGTGCAAATGCAAAGAGCGGTATCATTGGCAGTTTTACCGCAGAGTATATCTAATCATAGCAATAATTCACCGTTCAAAAAGGATTTTAATTTTCGTGGGACCCAATCTGGCACTAAATTCAGACATAATAAAGACATATTGGAAGGTTTACGAAAACTTTTGGATGATacattagaaaaaaaatcaatgagCAACGCATCAAAGTTGCATAAATTATCACTCTTAAATATTGACAAGTTGGACCTGACTTCGGTACCAACAGATGGCAATGATGATACAATCAATGATGTGGAAGAAAAAGGGAACAAGTTAAAACGGGCTTTACTAGACAGTTTAGCCGAACCCTTCATTGAATTTGGTCGTGAAAACGATAATATGCAGGACGAtcaatataaaaaattaaatgaacAAGATCTGAATATCAACATGTCTGAAGTGGTACGGCAATATCGCTATAATAAAGTGTTGCATCCTTTTACTTCAGGAAAGAACTCTGCACCACAAGCAATTTTTACCTGTTCTGATCAACATCCCTGGAACTTTAAAGCTGCAAACGATTTGGCGTGTTTGACTTTTGGTATTAACAAAAATGTCCTGAAAGCTTTAACTCTCCTTGATCTTATTCACACAGATTGTAGAAATTTTGCTCTGAATAAACTCATTAGTATTCAAGATGATCAAGATATTGTTTTTAGTGGGGAAATTATAGCCATAGTACAACCTAATTCAGAAAATAAGGCTGGATTGATATGGGCAACCATTTGGGcaagaagaataaaagGTTCCTTGGTTTGTGTTTTTGAGAAGATTCCATGTGATTACGCAGATATTATGTTAAATTTAGATGACTTTTCCGTTGAAAACATTAACGATTCTACCGGTTTGCTTTCCAACCTTGACCAAAATacagaaaatgatattacAGTAACCGAAAGTGAtgaattagaaaaaaagaagactGTGAAATTTGCAAACGAAGTACATGATATCAAAAAAGTGAGTAAGTCCTTATCGAAACTAATTAAAGACGTATGTACAGGAAATTATGATATGGATGAGGATGATAAGTTAGTACCACTGTCAATTCGGGTATCGAATGAGATtaatagaagaagatactTTACATTAAATCATTCAAATTATAACATATCATGTGCTGTATCCTCGTCTGTGTTGGAAAATGAGCTAAAACTGAAGATTCATAGTGCCGCTTATCAAGTTGGTTTGTTCATTattgaaagagaaacttTGAAGCTTGTTTCTTGTAACAAATCAATCTGCAAGAATATGTTTGGTTATCATACTTCTGAAATTATCAACTCTGATATTACTACCTTGATTCCTGATCTCGCCAAAATTCTTGCCTTTATTCAATATCAGTATCCGATTTTAGACTTCAGTGCTGAAGAGAACAGAGGATTGGTTCTTACTGAGCATTTTTTCAGAAAGATTGTTTCTGAAATGCATTCTGATCCTGGAAGCTTTTACTCTTCTGTTGGGTTGGATGGGCTTCATAAAGACGGAAATAACATTAAGGTTGATTTTCAAATTAGAGTATTGGATGAAAATATCTTTCTATTATGGATTTCTCAAACAAGAGACCTgttatttgaaaattatgATTCGAATCCTTCTCAGCTAAGCATGTTGAAAGAGAGTGAACTTTCACTAGTTAGCAGTAGAAGTAGTTCGTCGTCCTCAAAGAGGCCAACTGAATGTTTAGCGTTATCTGCGCTAAAGAGAATTGATAGCTTGGCTATTGCTGATCAAGGTATAGAAGATGAAACTTGTGAGCATAATGAAAACAGATGTAATTCTATCGAAAAACAGTCCGTGGCTATTTCTAATAGTAATAAAGAAGCACATCCACCAAAAAATAGTGAACTAAAAAATACTGTcgatattattgataatgATCTGATTTCTGATCCTACAATCAGAGCAAATATCGAATTGGCTAGAAGATATACAAATAACAAATCAGATTTTGTCAAGGAAGATAATTTTAaacttgatgaagaaatgataaagaaaattgtAAACACGGAGATTCCAGAGGTGGCTAATGCTGACTCTAACTTAGCGCCGGAAGAACTCTTGAAGGTGTTGAACATAAAAGAACCAATTGTGATTGGGGCCcaaaaaaggaagaaaaagtACTCCGATTTTGTTGTCCTACAAAAGATGGGAGAAGGGGCATATGGAAAAGTTAACTTATGTATtcacaaagaaaagaaatatattgttGTGATTAAGATGATTTTCAAGGAAAGAATTTTGGTGGACACCTGGGTTAGAGATAGAAAACTAGGTACCATTCCATcagaaattcaaatattagCGACAATTAATAAGAGACCTCACGAGAACATTCTTGGTTTGTTGGActtctttgaagatgacgatTACTACTACTTAGAAACTCCTCCTCACGGTCAAACTGGTAGTGTAGATTTATTTGACATCATTGAGTTCAAGTCAAACATGACTGAATTTGAAGCAAAATTGATCTTTAAGCAAATTGTTAGCGGTATCAAGCATTTGCACGACCAAGGGATTGTTCATAGAGATATAAAGGATGAAAATGTTATTGTTGACTCCAAGGGTTTTGTAAAGTTGATTGATTTTGGTTCTGCTGCCTACGTGAAAAGTGGTCCCTTCGATGTTTTCGTTGGTACTATTGACTATGCTGCTCCGGAGGTTCTTGGTGGTAATCCATATGAGGGCAAATCGCAAGACATATGGGCCATCGGTATCTTATTGTATACTTTGATCTACAAGGAAAATCCATTTTACAATATAGATGAGATATTAGAAGGAGAACTTAGATTCAATGATAGCGCGGATGTTAGTCAGGAATGTAAAGCATTGATTACAAAGATATTAAATCGCTGTGTTCGTAAAAGGCCAACAATTGACGAGATTTGCCAAGATGTATGGcttcaaatttaaaaaaaaaatgtctGGTACATTATTCTGTGTGCTGTTGAATTTGTAACTACGTTCCTTAGTAGTGGTGGAGCAATGTGTTTGTATCAAGGATAGAAAACAGATACTCTACATTGGgttataaatttttttgatttcattttcgAGGTTTGGATATATTTAATTGAAGttttcattcaattttttttttttttgctgtaTTGACCTTGTTTAACAACTTTAAATTTGCATTTAGTTGAATTGCTTTTGTTATTgaattttagtttttttattcacaTAATTTTTTACATAATACCGTTTATATTGCATGATTTTAATACTAATGACTAACTAATTTGTTATGAGAAGTAACGCAACAACAGTTGTTACCACAAATACTAATTTGAAGTAGTAGCATATCCTCGAGGTTTTTTATCAGGTTCTTCCTTACCAACTGCTCGTCGGTTTAAAGTTGGGTTTTCCGAACATCGGGGTTACTGGCCTTTAAAAAATAAGGTTAAATACAGCTTTAAATGTCATACAATGTGTATATGCAATGACTCAATTTGATATCGGTAAGGATATAATCAGTTAGTTACCAGAATTACAGATGCAGTTAAAGGAAGATACGGTGAACATGTCTAACGTTTTGCCAGAATCTACCATGACCACAGTTCAGAATCTGCtggatgatgatgattttaGTGATGAGCCTGCTATGAGTCCCTATcaaaatgatgataatacCAGCGATGAGTACTACAATTGTTTAGATTTATTTATCAAGGGAGAGCCTAAGCAGTGTTTGGAAGCTATGCTGAGCTGTGGCTTGCTAAATGAATCCCAGATTTTTCAGAACATGGACAGCGTGGAGTTATTCATTAATGCATGCTCTAGGGTATCAGACTTGGCAACTCTAGGTATATCTTTGCAAAACAAGATCATACAGCTGTTTATTTATAGTGAGATTCTAGAATTTGTACGACGCAATTCCCCAGCTGCATCTGCCTTGGCGTTAATTACAAAACTCCATGGTAATATAATTAGAGCTATCGGGCTAATGAGAGGAAGTAGAGATGAACGTTATCAAATAATAGCTGATGAGAAAGATGCATTGATCCATGATATTGGATTTCATGTCAAGAAACGGACAAACGAGAGTAGGAGGCAATATAATGTGGAAATGTTGATGCTTGCAGAATTATATCTATTTGATGTCCAGATACAGCTAGAGGGCAAGAAAAAATCACCAAAATTATATGAGGATCTTTGTGACAAAGTATTGCAATTAAAGAGTGTCTTTGATGAGACAGTGCTTGACGAAAAGCCACTTAGTCAGATTATATTGGCTAAGTTGGAACAAAAGAAGGATTCGgtagagaaaaagaagtcaTCTTCTCGAAAGAGTCTTAGAGAGAGTACAAAAGTGTTACAAGCAATACCCACGCCGTCTGACGAGGTTCGAGATCAAATAAAGATGGATAACTTGGCATTATCTAAGGGAGCATTCAGCTCTATTACGAGTCACATTCCCCAAAAATGGTTAAAAGCTTTAACCACCCAAAAATGGATTTATAAAAACATGAAACAGCTCTCATTGGTGCTAGTTGTAGCGGTTATCTTACTGGTTAAAAGGTATAGAATGATTACAAAATGGTTTGGAGAGATCCCTTCAACATTATCTCAATTAAAACCTGCCATAGTTGAAATCCTACGCTTGCTATCCAGCCTATAGATCGACTATAATAACCATGTCACAGTACCCTTTATTAgcttcaaataaaaatattaatcaCTGTAATTACCTTTGACAATGGATTGGCAAATATATTGGATGGTTAAATGCAACTCCATGTACATGACTCTACAGAAGTAGGTAAACTTTATATTCTACATcatatatatcatatataacGAAGTATATTTTGCTTGTTATTTTTCTCAAGAAGTTTTGTTAGTTGTGAAATCCGCAAAGGCACCTTTTGCCAGGTTTCAGTTCGAACACCAGTTCTCTAATCTCGAACAAACAATTGAACCACATCTACATAAACTGAGGATGTTTCTTGCATTGTTGGATTTAATAGGGACAGGGTCAAGTACTGAAAGTAATAAAAGGTGACATTTTCTGTATATACCACGCGTGAAGGAAGTCAAGTAGACACATACCCGAAAGAAAGCGTGACGTTTGTAACCCTATTCGACAGGTGTGCTGGAAGACTTTGATTTGCTATAGACCTCTTATTTGGTACAAGAAAGAGATAAGCTGACAGGATTCAGTTGCTTAGAGGAAATTATACCAACTGTTAGTTAGGAAACTGCATTTTTGATCAGAAAGGATGGCCGATAATCAGAACGGAAATGAAGGGGATCTGCACCCACTAGCCTTGTTGATGGATGAGTTGAAGCACGATGATATTGCTAATAGGGTTGAGGCCATGAAAAAGTTGGATACCATAGCCATTGCTCTAGGTCCAGAAAGAACTAGGGAGGAATTGATTCCTTTTCTTACTGAAGTGGCCCAAGATGACGAGGATGAGGTCTTCGCCGTCTTGGCTGAGGAATTAGGGAAATTCGTTCCTTTAGTAGGCGGTAGTCAATATATTAATGTCTTATTTCCTACATTGGAAATACTTGCAGCTACAGAGGAGACATTGGTAAGAGAAAAAGCCCTAGCATCTTTGAATAAAGTTGTCAAAGACATGACAATTGAGCAATTACTACATGACTATGTTCCTTTACTGGACAGGTTGGCCAACGCTGACTGGTTCTCATCAAAAGTTTCTGCATGTGGTCTTTTCAAAGTTGTGATAAGTAGGGTCAAGGATGATACATTGAGAAAAAATTTACTGGCTTTATACTCACAATTGATACAAGATGACACACCTATGGTCAGGAGAGCTGCAGCAAGAAACTTACCATCCATTATTGACCAACTACGAGAAAATCCCGGTCTTTCATGTGAAGACGATTGGGAATACGTATCCGAGATGTTCAAGAAAGTTATTACTGATAATCAAGACTCAGTTAAGTTTCTTGCTGTCGAATCATTAATTGCCATTCTTAAATTTTTCAACGCAAAAGGGGACTCTAGTCATACTGAGGCGTTGTTGGCATATGCCTTGAAGCTTGCAAAGGATGAGGCATGGAGAGTAAGATACATGGTAGCTGAGAAATTCGAGGATTTGGCAGATGAGATTTCTCAACTAGACAAAGTTGTTGatcatcttcttgaacCTTTCCTAAGTTTGTGCGAGGACAATGAAGGTGATGTTAGGAAAGCTATTGCTGGCCATGTTAGTGGATTTTCCAAGCACATTAAAGATGCCTCAATAATTGAAGCAAAAATTATTCCAGCTATATACACTCTGAGTATCGATGAAAATGAGACTGTGAGAGCTTCCTTGGCGCAAAGTATAACTGGTATGTCCTCATTACTTCCAAAGGAGAGTGTTACTGAAAACTTGCTTCCAATTGTTCTCAACATGTTAAAAGATGAGTTCCCTGACGTAAGGTTGAATATAATTGCTagtttgaaaaatataaataagGTTGTGGATACTAAAATACTTTCTGAATCACTGATACCTGCAATAAATGAGCTAGCCAAAGATATCAATTGGAGAGTAAGAATGGCTATAATTGACTACTTACCAGTAATTGGTGAACAACTTGGCAAATCTTTCTTTGATGAGCAGTTAATAGACCTGTGCATGACTTTGTTATGGGATCCTGTTTATGCCATCAGAAACGCCACTGTTAAAATTTTAACTAAATTAACTGAGTTTTTCGGATCCGACTGGTGCAGAGATGAAATTCTAACTAAGTTGTTAACAGTTGACGCAGAGACATTAgaaaattttatttacaGGTTTACTGTTTTATCGGCGTTGAGGGAGCTAACTTCAGCTGTAAGTAGTGATATTACCTTGGAGCATATTCTTCCATATATTGTTAAGCTTTCTGATGATAAGGTGCCTAATATAAGATTCAATGTGGCTAAAGCCTACACGGTTATCTgtgaaaatttgaaaaataataaaacaaagaatttgaaagaaattttcgaagaaaaaatgttaccttctttcaagaaattaCAAGGCGATAGCGATGTAGATGTAAAATACTTTGCCAATGAAAATTTGGAAAAGTGTCAGTTGCTGATCAATTAGGCACTCAGAACATCGGAGTTTCAAATTAACATGATAGATCGTATTCATGGAAATATAACTTTGGGGCTCTAACAGAGCTTCGTACATATTAATGAACGGTatttaattaatttataTCGAAAAGAGGatatatttaaatattaatGGATTTAATTTCTATTGCACCTTGAGCTACTCCATATGCTACTAAAGGTCAGTGTGCAAGAGCACCAGTTGCGTATGCTGAACAAGATAGAAGGGAGTGGTTACTTACATGTTTATGTATTCATAGTTCAAGGACCTTCGGCTTTGATGGGGTACTTGTCGCTTTTgagtttctttttcaagtacagaatatattcatcaaaATTCCCTCTTGTGGTTTTGCTTAGTTTCCAAAAAGCTTCGTCTATATCCTCTTCAAATTGAAGTTTCGAGAGAAGCTTTCTATCTCTAGCATTACAAATATCATTGGCTAAACAAATATCACATCTTTTGCCGCGAGCCATGCATATTACTTGACCGAAACCAACTAGCACAGTATTAATTTCGTACCATAAACATTTAGGGAGCCATGTTTGCAATGCCTTTCTGGTATGGTCAGGTGTCttgcatttttttgcatCCACCCATCTCCACATCTTGCAAAGTCTATCAACATGTACATCTACACAAATCCCATCCATCTTACCCCAAGCTCGCTGTAAGGCAAGGTATGTCATCTTAGGCCCGACACCAGGCAGACTTAGCATATCATTGACATTTGTCGGTACATCAGAATCAAAATTATCGCGCAGCATGCGAAcacttttatatatataagttGCCTTCCTTCTATGAAAACCAAcagattttattttctcaTCAATTATTGATTCATCCATCATTAAGACAGATTCCAACGTCATCCCATTGGGATCATGGAGCTCATTGAGGCAGTATCTCATGATATTAAGCATGGCTTCTGCCGTGATCTCATCCTTGGTCTGTGATGATAACATCACTGCGATTAGCAGTTGAAATCTATAGTTTTTCGGAAgtatttgttctttatGCAGCCCACAGTTCTCCGCAATGAATATAGGCATTAATGCACAACCAACTTTATCAACTGGTGTCTTCAGCTGTGCCCTCATTAGTCTAACGCGATTATAAATTGGAATAAAACTCTTGGGTAGCTTAGCTATTTCCAGAGGTTTTAGCCCAAGAGAATCTTCATCAAGGGGTTTTAACCATCGTTGTGGATCCTCACTTGTTCGATCATcaatataatcaaaaaaCGCCTGCGTATCCAAGCTCTTGATCCATTCAATATCCACTTCATCAACAAAGTCTTTGTAGTCACTTACAGGCTCATGCTTGACTGTAACagtttcttcctttttgaaatacttTGATTGGACAACACCTTCTGCTGGATTTCCTTCCACATCTACTTCCAAGTACCTTCTAGTACGCTTTCTTGGTACCATGACAGCCTTCAATGAGTATTCGAATGCTTTTTATAATCTGCTGAAGCTAAGGAACCGTTAAGATTCATGGTATTCACTGTTATGATTCATCTTGACTattagctcatcgcattttaAATCAGCATCATCCGATGCCCAGACAGACTCACAGATAACGGTATgccaaaaaatttcagatTGATTTACGGTTCTACCATAATAACAAAAGAGTACTCTCGATCCAACTATTTGCGGTTTTAATTGCGTTGATCGACAACGTATTTATCAGCTGCTCACCCTGAGAAATAGCTTAACTGTTTTAACGCTCATACGTTGAGTAACACTACCTAGTCTATTTGACCGGAGGGTTTTTCCAAGAACGTTGGTAGAAGTCCCAGCACCTAGGGATTTGATATCGCTTGCTATACCACAAATACTGCTAGCTGAAGCATATCTTCCTGGTAGAGGTATTAGAAAAAGATCATATTCACAGTGGAATACAGCTGTAGAGGAAGCACTGTGTGATAAACGCTTAAAATAAGCGATAGAAGAGAGGTCTAATTAAAGCTTCGACATGCTCGCAAGACAATTTATACCAATTGGTGCAAACGTTTTAAAGAACAGTGCAAAACCATTGTTTACGTTACTAAGTTACAACCTTTTGTCACCCTCATACATGTGGCCTCAGGTGTATACGTATGTGCCTGAGAAATATAAGGATTGGAACTATAGACATAAACTCCTCGAACAGGAGTTGCTAGATAAGTATAGAGCTGACATTATGTGTCTCCAGGAGCTTACATCAGAAGATTATAGTAACTTTTGGAAGAAAGCTCTTCAAACTAACATGAACTACGGGTCAAACTATATTGCCAAAACCCCGCCGCAATATTGGAAGAGACCAGTTGAGCAAATGGACGGTGTTGGCATATTTTACAATCTGGACAAATTTGAGTTCATTTCCAGGTCTGGAATATATCTTAATCAATTACTTGGTGTTTTCAGTAATAATGAATTAGAGTATCTCGAAAAAAAGCCAGTTACATTGACTGATGGGGCCGGTAATCAAGTCGGTGAGCAAAGTTTGCTCCAAATCctaaaatcaaaaaatcaagTGGCTTTATTCGTATCATTAAAACATAAAGAAACCGGTAATGTTTTTGTCGTTATAAATACACATCTGTATTGGAAATACGATGATGTGAAGTTAACTCAATGTATGATCATTATGAGAGAACTGGCTAgaataattgaaaaacaTTTAGTCGGTTTAGAGAATGTAACTGATGACAAGattaaaattttattcACTGGAGATTTAAACTCAACATCAGACTCATTAGTTATAAATTTCTTAAAGGGTCAAATTGTTAGTCATGATAATCTGAATGTTATAAATCCTATGAAGCCTTATTTAGAACATTGTGTCTATGATGATGTACCAGAAGAGTTATTTACTCACACATGTTATTCAGGAAAACTGAAGGGTATTTTTGATTACATATGGTACCACGACACAGACTTCAAATTGAGACGTATACTATCTGGTAGAGAAGTATCTCATGAGCTTGCAGCTTTGAATCAATTTGGTCTACCAAACGAGAATCACCCAAGTGATCATATTCCTTTGTTTACAGAATTTGAGATTCTGTGATACTGGTTGGTTATTAGTAATCTGTTAATCCACCTTAGTTGCtagtattattttgttatGCATATTCCTTTAAAAAAGCTATATTATCATGAACTTTTATTATGTGAATTAATTAAAGTAAACAGTATTTTTATGCTCTGAAAATGCCTTacgattttattttataatttacAATTAGAGAATACTAAAATTCTATTATAGATCATTTTAAAGAACTTAGTTATGAGCGTATTTGCCTGAAATGAAATCCATAATCCCGTTTTGTTATATCGAAcagtattattttttttgttgtgaCTTCTTAAATGCCTGTGATCTCTTAGTAACTCTGCCAGTTTTTGATCTTTCCTTCTTACCTTTCTTCAAAACTGGTTTGCTATCATCTTTTGTGGCTCTGATACCTTCAACGGTAAGTTCCTTCAATAGTTTTGATCTTTCGGCTTTgttcaatatcttctttgCTCTACCTAATTTAGTCTTTTGGCCATCAGTCATGTATTTACCAGATTTCAATGTTGGTTCTACCTTCCTAATATTCTTACACCTCGTTACACGTagctttctcttctttaaATGCTCGTTTTGAGAAATCATCGGCTTCTCATTTAGAAGTAGTGCTTTACTAACACTTTGTAACTCATTGAACTGCACATAAGCAAAACCTTTACCCATGTTCGTCTTTGGGTCTCTAACAATTCTAACATACTCTATAGAGCCACAAGCACCAAAATGTTTCCACAGACTctcctcatcttcttcaaagtcaAGGTTACCAACAAAGACAGATCTTTGCTTGTCATGTGGTGCTGGGTGTGTAATTGAATCCACTCTTAAGTGACGATTACTAAAAACCTGACCGTTTAGCCTTTTAATCAACTTATTCAATAGCGGTGATTGTTCTTTATAGACGATGTAAGCATTCACAGATGCTCTTGATTTGTGCAATTTTTGTTGAACAAAGGCAACCTTTCTAGGTAAAGCGTCTTCAAAAGAGACAGATCTGAATCTTATACTTTGAATTGGtagtttcttgttttcgtcatcatcatctataTTGTTAAATAGTTTTTGGAACAACTTGTAGGTGCtctttgaaataataaCTTCGTTGGACAAGTTACCGACAAAGATAGTTCTAGAGGCCTTCTCGATCTCATCTTCCTTTGtagatttctttgattctttgccttcttcaacaagttTTTCTGGCTCTTCAGGTACTTGTTCAGGAGtctttgtttctttgttcttcttggcTAACTTCTTCTTAGATGGTTTCTTAACTTTCGCATCATCACTTGCGGCATCCTCCATCTTTTCGTCGCCATCAGCGTCTTTGTCAGTCTTCTTGATGACTTCAATCTTTTGAACTTTGATCAAGGGAGTGGCCTTCTTATCTAGCGCATTCGAAGTCTTGAACAACTGACTGACTTTGTCGTCAGTAGCCACTGTTTCTGGGAATAAGTTCATATTGTTTGTACTGGTTCCAAATATGTATTAAGGCTGGCTGCTTGCTCTTTGTAACGTCCAGTATAAACTTACGATCAGATAGAATACAATCTGAAATTTATGAGGTTAAGcaattataataatagcCAGAAATGATATAGCATTTGTACAGGAGGATCAGTGCTCTGTAGCTATTGTGAAGCTTTTGgattttgcgatgagcatcgcggttttccaaaaaattttcagatttttgcaaaatatGGGCATACAGAAGATGATGCTCTACGACAATTTCTGTGAGCGGGTGGTATAAGACAAATCTAAAGGATATAATCATCCGGGCTACATGTGCAGGTGTAACTGTTAGCTGTGCTGCACAATATTGCGCGAGTGATCTTAATGATTAGAACTtcttaatattataatatcgATATAATATGTgagtatatatatctaaTATATGGGGGTTGTAAAAGATAATGTAAGgactatttttattgtattgatgtattttggtttttgtAAATGTTAAGAGACATGAGATAGAAAAagattttaaaaaaaaaataaaccaGTTGTAGAAACCTTGGCGATGGTACAAAATTTTGGGAAGTAAATTGGGCTTTTTGAAATGTGGAGTAAAATGAAACATAGACACAGAGACTTCATAGTCAAGAACCTCGAAAGTGGCCAACGATTAAGATACCCAGAGATAAGGGACGtaaaagaaataagaaaaacCCCTCCCATTTTCATATGAATTTTCTGAGTGTTCTCAATTGCGTAATATCTCACAAATAGTGAATTCTCATAAAATATCATAAAATAGAAGCGGAAGGATTAGATGCTTACTGGTTAAATTTAAGCGATGTCTTTCTTGAATAATTTCCGTCTGTCGAATTAATACCAATTGTTTTGAAGGATTGGTATTTGCTTACCCtgttcaat
It includes:
- the NOP12 gene encoding rRNA-processing protein NOP12 (CAGL0F01023g~Ortholog(s) have role in maturation of LSU-rRNA from tricistronic rRNA transcript (SSU-rRNA, 5.8S rRNA, LSU-rRNA) and nucleolus, preribosome, large subunit precursor localization); this encodes MNLFPETVATDDKVSQLFKTSNALDKKATPLIKVQKIEVIKKTDKDADGDEKMEDAASDDAKVKKPSKKKLAKKNKETKTPEQVPEEPEKLVEEGKESKKSTKEDEIEKASRTIFVGNLSNEVIISKSTYKLFQKLFNNIDDDDENKKLPIQSIRFRSVSFEDALPRKVAFVQQKLHKSRASVNAYIVYKEQSPLLNKLIKRLNGQVFSNRHLRVDSITHPAPHDKQRSVFVGNLDFEEDEESLWKHFGACGSIEYVRIVRDPKTNMGKGFAYVQFNELQSVSKALLLNEKPMISQNEHLKKRKLRVTRCKNIRKVEPTLKSGKYMTDGQKTKLGRAKKILNKAERSKLLKELTVEGIRATKDDSKPVLKKGKKERSKTGRVTKRSQAFKKSQQKK